The following proteins come from a genomic window of Deltaproteobacteria bacterium:
- a CDS encoding HAMP domain-containing histidine kinase → MILLLVILLAVVTSYSIARPLHALIAQTKRFAGGDKKALEPLAAPVTEEVALLSQSFSEMARSLEHRSEYIRNFAAHVSHEFKTPLTAIQGAIELLEEHAADMVPEQRARFLHNISQDAQRLKSLVDRLLEMARADVLDPAAGKMLLAPLIESLTSRYKDAGVSISCSGDRQVAAKIVDEVLEMVFTNLIDNSRQNGADRVEIIVVKAGANVSLRLADNGQGISQANAEKIFTPFFTTHRDEGGTGLGLGIVRSLLKAYGGDISLEPSSTGATFRVTVPSTE, encoded by the coding sequence ATGATTTTGCTCTTGGTGATTTTGTTGGCGGTGGTCACTTCCTATTCCATCGCCCGGCCGCTTCACGCCTTGATCGCCCAGACCAAACGGTTCGCCGGCGGCGACAAGAAAGCTTTGGAGCCGCTGGCCGCGCCGGTGACCGAAGAAGTTGCGCTGCTGTCGCAAAGTTTTTCCGAGATGGCGCGCAGCTTGGAACATCGCTCGGAGTACATCCGTAACTTCGCCGCCCATGTGTCGCACGAGTTCAAGACGCCGTTGACGGCGATCCAGGGCGCCATCGAACTGCTCGAAGAGCATGCCGCTGACATGGTGCCCGAGCAGCGGGCACGTTTTCTCCACAACATTTCTCAGGACGCGCAACGCTTGAAGAGTTTGGTTGACCGTTTGTTGGAAATGGCCCGCGCCGACGTGCTCGATCCCGCGGCGGGCAAGATGTTGCTCGCGCCGCTGATCGAAAGTTTAACCAGTCGCTATAAAGATGCCGGCGTGTCGATCTCGTGCAGCGGCGATCGCCAGGTTGCGGCAAAGATCGTCGATGAGGTACTGGAAATGGTGTTTACCAATTTAATCGACAACAGCCGGCAGAACGGCGCGGATCGAGTCGAGATTATCGTTGTGAAGGCTGGCGCCAATGTTTCGCTTCGGCTCGCCGACAATGGCCAGGGGATTTCCCAGGCCAATGCGGAAAAAATCTTCACGCCTTTTTTTACCACCCATCGGGACGAAGGCGGCACCGGCTTAGGTTTGGGTATCGTCCGATCGCTTCTCAAAGCTTATGGCGGCGATATTTCGTTGGAGCCGAGTTCCACGGGCGCGACTTTTCGCGTCACTGTGCCGAGCACCGAATAG
- a CDS encoding response regulator transcription factor yields the protein MAIKILVVDDDAHIREVVRFALVNAGLEVFEAGDGQKALELFQRSKPDLIVLDITMPEMDGLAVCREVRKTSDLPILFLSSRTDEVDRVVGLEVGGDDYVVKPFSPRELVARVQAILKRTRGQPRDAVAVQELTGGSVRLDLIGHGSYWKDKKVVLTATEFSLLKIFLSQPARVFSREQLMDMAYAGAVNVSDRTIDSHIRNLRGKYAKAGCKELIETLHGVGYKLGPCR from the coding sequence ATGGCGATAAAAATTCTCGTCGTCGATGACGACGCGCATATTCGCGAAGTGGTGCGTTTCGCTTTGGTCAATGCCGGCCTCGAAGTGTTTGAGGCCGGCGATGGCCAGAAGGCGCTGGAGCTGTTTCAGCGTAGCAAGCCGGACTTGATCGTCCTCGATATCACCATGCCGGAAATGGACGGCTTGGCGGTGTGCCGCGAAGTGCGCAAGACTTCCGATCTACCGATTCTGTTTCTCTCCTCGCGCACCGACGAGGTGGACCGTGTGGTCGGCCTTGAAGTCGGCGGCGACGATTACGTGGTTAAGCCGTTCAGTCCGCGCGAGTTGGTGGCGCGGGTGCAGGCGATCTTGAAACGGACCCGCGGCCAGCCGAGAGACGCGGTGGCAGTGCAGGAGCTGACCGGTGGCAGCGTGCGTCTCGATCTGATTGGCCACGGCTCCTATTGGAAAGACAAAAAAGTTGTCTTGACCGCTACTGAGTTCTCACTGCTGAAAATCTTTCTGTCCCAGCCCGCGCGGGTGTTTTCGCGCGAACAGTTGATGGACATGGCCTACGCCGGCGCGGTCAACGTTAGCGACCGCACTATCGACAGCCATATTCGCAACCTGCGCGGCAAGTACGCCAAAGCCGGCTGCAAAGAATTGATCGAAACCTTGCACGGCGTCGGCTACAAATTGGGCCCATGCCGTTGA
- a CDS encoding tripartite tricarboxylate transporter substrate binding protein: MRKWYSSLLVVLAIAGVTAEAQAQPSIKMMIPANPGGGWDQTGRNLANAMQSAKLVSSVQFDNKGGAGGTIGLAQFVNSSKGDPNAVMIGGMVMVGAIYLENSPMNLSMVTPLARLTGEYEIIVVPSNSPYKNMADLVKAFKANPGSISWGGGSAGGTDHILAGLIAKANGVDGVKVNYVPFKGGGEAIAAIVGGHVTAGVSGIGEFAEQIKGGRMRALAVSSPAKIDGYPTLKEQGIDVELANWRGIFGAPGITPAQADALVKIVRGATESASWKETVAKLGWSPIFLSGEPYKKFIDEDTKRVAGIIDSLGIKNTK, from the coding sequence ATGCGTAAATGGTATTCTAGCCTGCTCGTCGTCCTGGCGATCGCCGGCGTGACGGCTGAGGCACAGGCCCAACCTAGTATCAAAATGATGATTCCGGCCAACCCAGGTGGCGGTTGGGATCAGACCGGACGTAATTTAGCCAATGCCATGCAAAGCGCCAAGCTGGTCTCGTCCGTCCAGTTCGACAACAAGGGCGGCGCCGGCGGCACCATCGGACTCGCCCAGTTCGTCAACTCAAGCAAGGGCGATCCCAATGCGGTGATGATCGGCGGCATGGTCATGGTCGGCGCGATCTATCTGGAAAATTCCCCGATGAATCTGTCCATGGTCACACCCCTGGCGCGCTTGACCGGCGAGTACGAAATCATCGTCGTACCGTCGAACTCGCCGTACAAAAACATGGCCGACCTCGTTAAGGCCTTTAAGGCCAACCCCGGCAGCATCTCCTGGGGTGGCGGTTCCGCCGGCGGCACCGATCACATCCTTGCCGGATTGATTGCTAAAGCCAACGGCGTCGACGGCGTCAAGGTCAACTATGTGCCATTTAAAGGCGGCGGCGAAGCGATCGCCGCCATCGTCGGTGGCCATGTCACCGCCGGCGTGTCGGGCATCGGCGAATTCGCCGAACAGATCAAAGGCGGCCGTATGCGCGCCCTGGCGGTCTCCAGCCCGGCCAAGATCGACGGTTACCCGACGCTGAAGGAGCAAGGCATCGACGTCGAGCTAGCCAACTGGCGCGGCATCTTCGGCGCGCCCGGCATCACCCCAGCGCAAGCCGACGCCTTGGTAAAAATCGTCCGCGGCGCCACCGAATCGGCGTCGTGGAAAGAAACCGTTGCTAAACTCGGCTGGTCGCCGATCTTCTTGAGCGGTGAACCGTACAAAAAGTTCATCGACGAGGACACTAAGCGGGTCGCCGGCATTATCGATTCGCTGGGCATCAAGAATACCAAATGA
- a CDS encoding tripartite tricarboxylate transporter TctB family protein: protein MKAKPAELTLSLAILALGTATAVGTAQLPSAGGYARIGPNIAPAVIAGGLILLGLWLLYETLTGGWRNAVADNPEARGEHAFHPGAFLWVSAGVIAEILLIHTGGFVIAQAALFACVARGFGSAKLPRDFAIGLVLGLSVFFFFVKFLNVNLPAGWLKPILGGAGI, encoded by the coding sequence ATGAAAGCCAAACCCGCCGAGCTGACGCTCTCGCTTGCCATTCTAGCCCTGGGAACCGCCACGGCGGTGGGTACGGCGCAACTGCCTAGCGCCGGCGGCTACGCGCGTATCGGCCCCAACATTGCTCCCGCGGTCATCGCCGGCGGGTTAATCCTCCTCGGTCTGTGGCTGCTCTACGAAACTCTCACTGGCGGTTGGCGCAACGCCGTCGCCGACAACCCCGAGGCGCGCGGCGAACACGCGTTCCACCCCGGTGCCTTTCTCTGGGTCAGCGCCGGCGTGATCGCGGAGATCCTGTTGATTCACACCGGTGGTTTCGTTATCGCCCAAGCGGCGCTGTTTGCCTGCGTCGCCCGCGGCTTCGGCAGCGCCAAACTGCCGCGCGACTTCGCCATCGGCCTGGTCCTGGGACTTTCGGTGTTTTTTTTCTTCGTTAAATTTCTGAACGTCAATCTGCCCGCCGGTTGGTTGAAACCGATCCTCGGCGGCGCCGGCATCTAG